From the Periophthalmus magnuspinnatus isolate fPerMag1 chromosome 1, fPerMag1.2.pri, whole genome shotgun sequence genome, one window contains:
- the LOC117370510 gene encoding neutrophil cytosol factor 4-like: MSVPQQLRDESDFEQLPDDVPVTATIADIEEKKGFIDYYIFVIEVKTKGGSKYLIYRRYREFLQLHQILESKYSADGSESPAPGTWSLPTLPGKIYIGNKRDIAENRIPELNVYMKH, from the exons ATGTCTGTGCCCCAGCAGCTCCGTGATGAGAG TGACTTTGAGCAGCTCCCTGATGATGTCCCTGTCACAGCCACCATAGCTGACATTGAGGAGAAAAAGGGCTTCATTGACTATTAT ATATTTGTGATTGAGGTGAAGACTAAAGGAGGCAGCAAGTACCTGATCTACAGGAGGTACAGGGAGTTCTTGCAGCTTCACCAGATCTTGGAGTCCAAGTACTCTGCAGACGGCTCAGAAAGTCCAGCCCCGGGCACGTGGAGCCTGCCCACTCTGCCAG gtaaaatatatattgGCAACAAGAGAGATATTGCAGAAAACAGAATTCCTGAACTCAACGTGTACATGAAG CACTGA